From the Cervus elaphus chromosome 20, mCerEla1.1, whole genome shotgun sequence genome, one window contains:
- the DENND4B gene encoding DENN domain-containing protein 4B isoform X1 has product MEADAVSEGGAMAEERPPRLVDYFVIAGLAGNGAPIPEETWIPEPSGPLRPPRPAEPITDVAVIARALGEEVPQGYTCIQASAGGHPLELSAGLLGGTQPVICYRRGRDKPPLVELGVLYEGKERPKPGFQVLDTTPYSHSANLAPPGPGHPRTYLTYRRAAEGAGLHALGITDLCLVLPSKGEGTPHTYCRLPRNLNPGMWGPAVYLCYKVGLAKANTLAYEAELLGRYPEEDNEAFPLPESVPVFCLPMGATIECWPAQTKYPVPVFSTFVLTGAAGDKVYGAALQFYEAFPRARLSERQARALGLLSAVERGRALGGRAVRSRRAIAVLSRWPAFPAFRAFLTFLYRYSVSGPHRLPLEAHISHFIHNVPFPSPQRPRILVQMSPYDNLLLCQPVSSPLPLSGASFLQLLQTLGPELAITLLLAVLTEHKLLVHSLRPDLLTSVCEALVSMIFPLHWQCPYIPLCPLVLADVLSAPVPFIVGIHSSYFDLHDPPVDVICVDLDTNTLFQTEEKKPLSPRTLPRRPYKVLLATLTHLYQQLDQTYTGPEEEASLEFLLTDYEAVCGRRARLEREVQGAFLRFMACLLKGYRDFLRPLTQAPSEGSRDVDNLFFLQGFLKSRERSSHKLYSQLLHTQMFSQFIEECSFGSARHAALEFFDSCVDKVHPEQEKPEPAPLVELEELSGSELTVFITPPEEPPVPEGSESTPQYCYDGFPELRAELFESPQEQAGALPVPGPSRSAPSSPAPRRTKQEMKVAQRMAQKSAAVPELWARCLLGHCYGLWFLCLPAYVRSAPSRVRALQTAYQVLRQMESRKVVLPDEVCYRVLMQLCSHYGQPVLSVRVMLDMRRAGIVPNTITYGYYNKAVLESKWPSGTPGGRLRWAKLRNVVLGAAQFRQPLREQRQRQREEVETAAQEAGSSQREPYLERPSPTRPLQRQTTWAGRSLRDPASPMGRLVKSGSLGSARGAQPTVEAGVAHMIEALGVLEPRGSPIPWHDGSLSDLSLTGEESAPGGSPGDSGSALSTQSTETLEGPSGRMPKAGGRQDEASTPRRGLGARLQQLLTPSRRSPTSRVPPSELPPDLPPSTRRSPMDSLLRPRERPGSTASESSASLGSEWDLSESSLSSVSLRRSSERLSDTPGSFQPPSLEILLSSCSLCRACDSLVYDEEIMAGWAPDDSNLNTTCPFCACPFVPLLSVQTLDSRPSAPSPKPAPAGASGSRDAPVPGGPGPVLSDRRLCLALDEPQLCNGHVGSASRRVESGAWAYLSPLVLRKELESLVENEGSEVLALPELPAAHPIIFWNLLWYFQRLRLPSILPCLLLASCDGPPPPQAPAPWIMPDPASVQVRLLWDVLTPDPDSCPPLYVLWRVHSQIPQRVVWPGPVPASLSLALLESVLRHVGLNEVHKAVGLLLETLGPPPTGLHLQRGIYREILFLTLAALGKDHMDIVAFDKKYKSAFNKLASSMGKEELRQRRAQMPTPKAIDCRKCFGAPLEC; this is encoded by the exons ATGGAGGCAG ATGCAGTGAGTGAGGGGGGGGCCATGGCGGAGGAGCGGCCCCCCCGGCTGGTAGATTACTTCGTGATAGCTGGACTTGCAGGCAATGGAGCACCCATCCCTGAGGAAACGTGGATTCCTGAACCCAGTGGGCCCCTGCGCCCTCCCCGGCCCGCTGAGCCCATCACAGATGTGGCAGTCATCGCTAGGGCCCTGGGCGAGGAGGTGCCGCAGGGCTACACATGCATCCAGGCTTCCGCCGGGGGCCACCCCTTGGAACTCAGCGCTGGGCTCCTAGGTGGAACTCAGCCCGTCATCTGCTACCGGAGGGGGCGTGACAAGCCCCCCCTCGTTGAGCTGGG GGTGTTGTATGAGGGGAAGGAACGTCCCAAGCCTGGCTTCCAAGTGCTAGATACGACACCCTACAGCCACTCAGCCAACCTGGCCCCTCCAGGCCCTGGGCACCCCCGCACCTACCTCACTTACCGGCGGGCAGCAGAGGGGGCAGGGCTGCATGCCCTGGGCATCACTGACCTCTGCCTGGTACTGCCCAGCAAGGGTGAGGGTACTCCTCATACTTATTGCCGATTGCCCCGCAACCTCAACCCTGGCATG TGGGGCCCAGCCGTGTACCTCTGCTACAAGGTGGGCCTGGCCAAGGCCAACACGCTGGCGTATGAGGCAG AGCTGCTGGGCCGCTACCCAGAGGAGGACAATGAGGCGTTCCCGCTGCCCGAGTCAGTGCCCGTCTTCTGCCTGCCCATGGGGGCCACTATCGAGTGCTGGCCCGCCCAGACCAAGTACCCCGTGCCCGTCTTCTCCACCTTTGTGCTCACGGGTGCAGCTGGTGATAAG GTGTACGGTGCTGCCTTGCAGTTCTACGAGGCGTTCCCGAGGGCCAGGCTGTCGGAGCGGCAGGCTCGGGCGCTGGGCCTGCTGAGTGCCGTGGAGCGGGGCCGGGCACTGGGGGGCCGGGCTGTGCGCAGCCGCCGCGCCATCGCTGTGCTGTCCCGCTGGCCTGCCTTCCCAGCCTTCCGCGCCTTCCTCACCTTCCTCTACCGCTACTCCGTCTCAGGCCCCCACCGTCTGCCCCTGGAAGC GCACATCTCCCACTTCATTCACAatgttcccttcccttccccacagcGACCCCGCATCCTGGTGCAG ATGTCTCCCTATGACAACCTGCTCCTCTGCCAGCCTGTATCCTCACCCCTGCCCCTCAG TGGTGCCAGCTTCCTGCAGCTGCTGCAGACCCTGGGCCCGGAGCTGGCGATCACGCTGCTGCTCGCTGTGCTCACGGAGCACAAGCTACTAGTCCACTCGCTGCGGCCGGATCTGCTCACCAGCGTCTGCGAGGCCCTCGTCTCT ATGATCTTCCCACTGCACTGGCAGTGCCCCTACATTCCGCTGTGCCCACTGGTGCTGGCAGACGTGCTGAGTGCCCCCGTGCCCTTCATCGTGGGTATCCACTCCAGCTACTTCGATCTGCATGACCCACCTGTGGATGTCATCTGTGTGGATCTTGATACCAACACGCTCTTCCA GACTGAGGAAAAGAAGCCCCTGTCCCCTCGGACCCTGCCCCGAAGACCCTACAAGGTTCTGCTGGCCACACTGACACACCTGTACCAGCAGCTGGATCAGA CATATACTGGCCCCGAGGAGGAGGCCTCCCTGGAGTTCCTGCTGACAGACTACGAGGCAGTGTGTGGCCGCCGGGCCCGGCTAGAGCGTGAGGTCCAGGGAGCCTTCCTCCGCTTCATGGCCTGCCTGCTCAAGGGCTACCGGGACTTCCTGCGCCCACTCACCCAGGCCCCCTCTGAGGGGTCACGCGATGTCGACAACCTCTTCTTCCTGCAAG GCTTCCTCAAGTCCCGAGAACGTTCCAGCCACAAGCTGTACTCCCAGCTGCTACACACACAGATGTTCTCCCAGTTCATCGAGGAATGCTCCTTTGGCTCTGCTCGGCATGCTGCCCTTGAATTCTTTGACTCTTGTGTTGACAAG GTCCACCCAGAGCAGGAGAAGCCTGAGCCCGCACCCCTGGTGGAGCTGGAGGAGCTGTCGGGCAGCGAGCTCACCGTGTTTATCACACCTCCCGAGGAGCCGCCAGTGCCAGAGGGCAGTGAATCCACTCCCCAGTACTG TTATGATGGGTTCCCCGAGCTACGGGCTGAGCTGTTTGAGTCTCCTCAAGAACAAGCTGGGGCTCTGCCTGTGCCAGGCCCATCCCGCAGCGCCCCCAGCAGTCCTGCCCCTCGCCGTACCAAACAG GAGATGAAGGTTGCACAGCGGATGGCACAGAAGTCAGCAGCTGTGCCTGAGCTGTGGGCCCGGTGCCTGCTGGGCCACTGCTACGGGCTGTGGTTCCTGTGTCTGCCTGCCTACGTGCGCTCGGCGCCCTCCCGGGTGCGGGCATTGCAGACGGCCTACCAGGTGCTGCGCCAGATGGAGAGCCGCAAGGTGGTGCTGCCCGACGAG GTGTGTTACCGGGTGCTGATGCAGCTGTGCTCACACTATGGGCAGCCCGTGCTGTCCGTGCGAGTCATGCTGGACATGCGGCGGGCGGGCATCGTGCCCAACACCATCACCTACGGCTACTATAACAAG GCTGTGCTGGAAAGCAAGTGGCCGTCGGGCACACCGGGTGGGCGCCTACGCTGGGCCAAGCTCCGGAACGTGGTCCTGGGGGCGGCTCAGTTCCGCCAGCCCTTGCGAGAACAGCGGCAGCGGCAGCGGGAGGAAGTGGAGACGGCAGCCCAAGAGGCAGGCAGCTCGCAGAGAG AGCCCTATTTGGAGCGCCCCTCCCCTACCCGCCCCCTTCAGCGCCAGACTACCTGGGCTGGGCGAAGCCTGCGGGACCCCGCCTCACCTATGGGGCGCCTGGTGAAGAGTGGCAGCCTGGGTAGTGCCCGAGGGGCACAGCCCACCGTGGAGGCTGGCGTGGCCCACA TGATAGAGGCCTTGGGGGTCCTGGAACCCCGGGGATCACCCATACCCTGGCATGATGGAAGCCTCTCAGACCTGAGCCTGACTGGGGAGGAGTCGGCACCTGGAGGCAGCCCAGGGGACTCAGgctcagccctgagcacccagtcCACTGAAACCCTGGAAGGGCCAAGTGGGCGGATGCCCAAGGCTGGTGGGCGTCAGGATGAGGCCAGCACCCCCCGAAGAGGGCTGGGCGCCCGCCTCCAACAGCTACTCACTCCTTCCCGCCGCTCCCCCACCTCTCGTGTCCCCCCGTCTGAGCtgccccctgacctgcctccctcAACACgtcgcagccccatggacagccTTCTGCGCCCCCGGGAGCGCCCTGGATCCACTGCATCCGAG AGCTCAGCCTCTCTGGGCAGTGAGTGGGACCTCTCAGAATCTTCTCTCAGCAGCGTGAGCCTTCGCCGTTCCTCAGAGCGTCTCAGTGACACCCCTGGATCCTTCCAGCCACCTTCCCTGGAA ATTCTGCTGTCTAGCTGCTCGCTGTGCCGCGCCTGTGATTCCCTGGTGTATGATGAGGAGATCATGGCTGGCTGGGCACCTGATGACTCCAACCTCAACACCACCTGTCCGTTCTGCGCCTGCCCCTTTGTACCCCTGCTCAGTGTCCAGACCCTTGATTCCCGACCCAG TGCCCCCAGCCCCAAGCCTGCCCCTGCTGGTGCCAGTGGCAGCAGAGACGCTCCTGTCCCCGGGGGCCCAGGCCCCGTGCTCAGTGACCGCAGGCTTTGCCTAGCCCTGGATGAGCCACAGCTCTGCAACGGGCACGTGGGG AGTGCCTCCCGGCGTGTTGAGAGCGGGGCATGGGCGTATCTCAGCCCCCTCGTGCTGCGTAAGGAACTGGAGTCACTGGTAGAGAACGAGGGCAGTGAGGTGCTGGCGTTGCCTGAGTTGCCTGCTGCTCACCCCATCATCTTCTGGAACCTTCTGTGGTATTTCCAGCGGCTGCGCCTGCCCAGTATTCTGCCGTGCCTGCTGCTGGCCTCCTGTGAtgggcccccacccccccag GCCCCAGCTCCTTGGATAATGCCTGATCCAGCATCCGTGCAGGTGCGGCTGCTGTGGGATgtcctgacccctgaccccgATAGCTGCCCACCTCTCTATGTGCTCTGGAGGGTCCACA GCCAGATCCCACAGCGGGTGGTATGGCCAGGTCCAGTACCTGCATCCCTCAGCCTGGCGTTGTTGGAATCGGTGCTGCGCCACGTCGGTCTCAACGAGGTGCACAAGGCTGTAGGGCTCCTGCTAGAAACTCTAGGGCCCCCTCCCACTGGCCTGCACCTACAAAG GGGCATCTACCGTGAGATCTTATTCCTGACATTGGCTGCTCTGGGCAAGGACCACATGGATATAG TGGCCTTCGACAAGAAGTACAAGTCTGCCTTTAACAAGCTGGCCAGCAGCATGGGCAAGGAGGAGCTGAGACAGCGGCGGGCACAGATGCCTACCCCAAAGGCCATTGATTGCAGGAAATGTTTCGGAGCACCTCTGGAATGCTAG
- the DENND4B gene encoding DENN domain-containing protein 4B isoform X2, with protein sequence MAEERPPRLVDYFVIAGLAGNGAPIPEETWIPEPSGPLRPPRPAEPITDVAVIARALGEEVPQGYTCIQASAGGHPLELSAGLLGGTQPVICYRRGRDKPPLVELGVLYEGKERPKPGFQVLDTTPYSHSANLAPPGPGHPRTYLTYRRAAEGAGLHALGITDLCLVLPSKGEGTPHTYCRLPRNLNPGMWGPAVYLCYKVGLAKANTLAYEAELLGRYPEEDNEAFPLPESVPVFCLPMGATIECWPAQTKYPVPVFSTFVLTGAAGDKVYGAALQFYEAFPRARLSERQARALGLLSAVERGRALGGRAVRSRRAIAVLSRWPAFPAFRAFLTFLYRYSVSGPHRLPLEAHISHFIHNVPFPSPQRPRILVQMSPYDNLLLCQPVSSPLPLSGASFLQLLQTLGPELAITLLLAVLTEHKLLVHSLRPDLLTSVCEALVSMIFPLHWQCPYIPLCPLVLADVLSAPVPFIVGIHSSYFDLHDPPVDVICVDLDTNTLFQTEEKKPLSPRTLPRRPYKVLLATLTHLYQQLDQTYTGPEEEASLEFLLTDYEAVCGRRARLEREVQGAFLRFMACLLKGYRDFLRPLTQAPSEGSRDVDNLFFLQGFLKSRERSSHKLYSQLLHTQMFSQFIEECSFGSARHAALEFFDSCVDKVHPEQEKPEPAPLVELEELSGSELTVFITPPEEPPVPEGSESTPQYCYDGFPELRAELFESPQEQAGALPVPGPSRSAPSSPAPRRTKQEMKVAQRMAQKSAAVPELWARCLLGHCYGLWFLCLPAYVRSAPSRVRALQTAYQVLRQMESRKVVLPDEVCYRVLMQLCSHYGQPVLSVRVMLDMRRAGIVPNTITYGYYNKAVLESKWPSGTPGGRLRWAKLRNVVLGAAQFRQPLREQRQRQREEVETAAQEAGSSQREPYLERPSPTRPLQRQTTWAGRSLRDPASPMGRLVKSGSLGSARGAQPTVEAGVAHMIEALGVLEPRGSPIPWHDGSLSDLSLTGEESAPGGSPGDSGSALSTQSTETLEGPSGRMPKAGGRQDEASTPRRGLGARLQQLLTPSRRSPTSRVPPSELPPDLPPSTRRSPMDSLLRPRERPGSTASESSASLGSEWDLSESSLSSVSLRRSSERLSDTPGSFQPPSLEILLSSCSLCRACDSLVYDEEIMAGWAPDDSNLNTTCPFCACPFVPLLSVQTLDSRPSAPSPKPAPAGASGSRDAPVPGGPGPVLSDRRLCLALDEPQLCNGHVGSASRRVESGAWAYLSPLVLRKELESLVENEGSEVLALPELPAAHPIIFWNLLWYFQRLRLPSILPCLLLASCDGPPPPQAPAPWIMPDPASVQVRLLWDVLTPDPDSCPPLYVLWRVHSQIPQRVVWPGPVPASLSLALLESVLRHVGLNEVHKAVGLLLETLGPPPTGLHLQRGIYREILFLTLAALGKDHMDIVAFDKKYKSAFNKLASSMGKEELRQRRAQMPTPKAIDCRKCFGAPLEC encoded by the exons ATGGCGGAGGAGCGGCCCCCCCGGCTGGTAGATTACTTCGTGATAGCTGGACTTGCAGGCAATGGAGCACCCATCCCTGAGGAAACGTGGATTCCTGAACCCAGTGGGCCCCTGCGCCCTCCCCGGCCCGCTGAGCCCATCACAGATGTGGCAGTCATCGCTAGGGCCCTGGGCGAGGAGGTGCCGCAGGGCTACACATGCATCCAGGCTTCCGCCGGGGGCCACCCCTTGGAACTCAGCGCTGGGCTCCTAGGTGGAACTCAGCCCGTCATCTGCTACCGGAGGGGGCGTGACAAGCCCCCCCTCGTTGAGCTGGG GGTGTTGTATGAGGGGAAGGAACGTCCCAAGCCTGGCTTCCAAGTGCTAGATACGACACCCTACAGCCACTCAGCCAACCTGGCCCCTCCAGGCCCTGGGCACCCCCGCACCTACCTCACTTACCGGCGGGCAGCAGAGGGGGCAGGGCTGCATGCCCTGGGCATCACTGACCTCTGCCTGGTACTGCCCAGCAAGGGTGAGGGTACTCCTCATACTTATTGCCGATTGCCCCGCAACCTCAACCCTGGCATG TGGGGCCCAGCCGTGTACCTCTGCTACAAGGTGGGCCTGGCCAAGGCCAACACGCTGGCGTATGAGGCAG AGCTGCTGGGCCGCTACCCAGAGGAGGACAATGAGGCGTTCCCGCTGCCCGAGTCAGTGCCCGTCTTCTGCCTGCCCATGGGGGCCACTATCGAGTGCTGGCCCGCCCAGACCAAGTACCCCGTGCCCGTCTTCTCCACCTTTGTGCTCACGGGTGCAGCTGGTGATAAG GTGTACGGTGCTGCCTTGCAGTTCTACGAGGCGTTCCCGAGGGCCAGGCTGTCGGAGCGGCAGGCTCGGGCGCTGGGCCTGCTGAGTGCCGTGGAGCGGGGCCGGGCACTGGGGGGCCGGGCTGTGCGCAGCCGCCGCGCCATCGCTGTGCTGTCCCGCTGGCCTGCCTTCCCAGCCTTCCGCGCCTTCCTCACCTTCCTCTACCGCTACTCCGTCTCAGGCCCCCACCGTCTGCCCCTGGAAGC GCACATCTCCCACTTCATTCACAatgttcccttcccttccccacagcGACCCCGCATCCTGGTGCAG ATGTCTCCCTATGACAACCTGCTCCTCTGCCAGCCTGTATCCTCACCCCTGCCCCTCAG TGGTGCCAGCTTCCTGCAGCTGCTGCAGACCCTGGGCCCGGAGCTGGCGATCACGCTGCTGCTCGCTGTGCTCACGGAGCACAAGCTACTAGTCCACTCGCTGCGGCCGGATCTGCTCACCAGCGTCTGCGAGGCCCTCGTCTCT ATGATCTTCCCACTGCACTGGCAGTGCCCCTACATTCCGCTGTGCCCACTGGTGCTGGCAGACGTGCTGAGTGCCCCCGTGCCCTTCATCGTGGGTATCCACTCCAGCTACTTCGATCTGCATGACCCACCTGTGGATGTCATCTGTGTGGATCTTGATACCAACACGCTCTTCCA GACTGAGGAAAAGAAGCCCCTGTCCCCTCGGACCCTGCCCCGAAGACCCTACAAGGTTCTGCTGGCCACACTGACACACCTGTACCAGCAGCTGGATCAGA CATATACTGGCCCCGAGGAGGAGGCCTCCCTGGAGTTCCTGCTGACAGACTACGAGGCAGTGTGTGGCCGCCGGGCCCGGCTAGAGCGTGAGGTCCAGGGAGCCTTCCTCCGCTTCATGGCCTGCCTGCTCAAGGGCTACCGGGACTTCCTGCGCCCACTCACCCAGGCCCCCTCTGAGGGGTCACGCGATGTCGACAACCTCTTCTTCCTGCAAG GCTTCCTCAAGTCCCGAGAACGTTCCAGCCACAAGCTGTACTCCCAGCTGCTACACACACAGATGTTCTCCCAGTTCATCGAGGAATGCTCCTTTGGCTCTGCTCGGCATGCTGCCCTTGAATTCTTTGACTCTTGTGTTGACAAG GTCCACCCAGAGCAGGAGAAGCCTGAGCCCGCACCCCTGGTGGAGCTGGAGGAGCTGTCGGGCAGCGAGCTCACCGTGTTTATCACACCTCCCGAGGAGCCGCCAGTGCCAGAGGGCAGTGAATCCACTCCCCAGTACTG TTATGATGGGTTCCCCGAGCTACGGGCTGAGCTGTTTGAGTCTCCTCAAGAACAAGCTGGGGCTCTGCCTGTGCCAGGCCCATCCCGCAGCGCCCCCAGCAGTCCTGCCCCTCGCCGTACCAAACAG GAGATGAAGGTTGCACAGCGGATGGCACAGAAGTCAGCAGCTGTGCCTGAGCTGTGGGCCCGGTGCCTGCTGGGCCACTGCTACGGGCTGTGGTTCCTGTGTCTGCCTGCCTACGTGCGCTCGGCGCCCTCCCGGGTGCGGGCATTGCAGACGGCCTACCAGGTGCTGCGCCAGATGGAGAGCCGCAAGGTGGTGCTGCCCGACGAG GTGTGTTACCGGGTGCTGATGCAGCTGTGCTCACACTATGGGCAGCCCGTGCTGTCCGTGCGAGTCATGCTGGACATGCGGCGGGCGGGCATCGTGCCCAACACCATCACCTACGGCTACTATAACAAG GCTGTGCTGGAAAGCAAGTGGCCGTCGGGCACACCGGGTGGGCGCCTACGCTGGGCCAAGCTCCGGAACGTGGTCCTGGGGGCGGCTCAGTTCCGCCAGCCCTTGCGAGAACAGCGGCAGCGGCAGCGGGAGGAAGTGGAGACGGCAGCCCAAGAGGCAGGCAGCTCGCAGAGAG AGCCCTATTTGGAGCGCCCCTCCCCTACCCGCCCCCTTCAGCGCCAGACTACCTGGGCTGGGCGAAGCCTGCGGGACCCCGCCTCACCTATGGGGCGCCTGGTGAAGAGTGGCAGCCTGGGTAGTGCCCGAGGGGCACAGCCCACCGTGGAGGCTGGCGTGGCCCACA TGATAGAGGCCTTGGGGGTCCTGGAACCCCGGGGATCACCCATACCCTGGCATGATGGAAGCCTCTCAGACCTGAGCCTGACTGGGGAGGAGTCGGCACCTGGAGGCAGCCCAGGGGACTCAGgctcagccctgagcacccagtcCACTGAAACCCTGGAAGGGCCAAGTGGGCGGATGCCCAAGGCTGGTGGGCGTCAGGATGAGGCCAGCACCCCCCGAAGAGGGCTGGGCGCCCGCCTCCAACAGCTACTCACTCCTTCCCGCCGCTCCCCCACCTCTCGTGTCCCCCCGTCTGAGCtgccccctgacctgcctccctcAACACgtcgcagccccatggacagccTTCTGCGCCCCCGGGAGCGCCCTGGATCCACTGCATCCGAG AGCTCAGCCTCTCTGGGCAGTGAGTGGGACCTCTCAGAATCTTCTCTCAGCAGCGTGAGCCTTCGCCGTTCCTCAGAGCGTCTCAGTGACACCCCTGGATCCTTCCAGCCACCTTCCCTGGAA ATTCTGCTGTCTAGCTGCTCGCTGTGCCGCGCCTGTGATTCCCTGGTGTATGATGAGGAGATCATGGCTGGCTGGGCACCTGATGACTCCAACCTCAACACCACCTGTCCGTTCTGCGCCTGCCCCTTTGTACCCCTGCTCAGTGTCCAGACCCTTGATTCCCGACCCAG TGCCCCCAGCCCCAAGCCTGCCCCTGCTGGTGCCAGTGGCAGCAGAGACGCTCCTGTCCCCGGGGGCCCAGGCCCCGTGCTCAGTGACCGCAGGCTTTGCCTAGCCCTGGATGAGCCACAGCTCTGCAACGGGCACGTGGGG AGTGCCTCCCGGCGTGTTGAGAGCGGGGCATGGGCGTATCTCAGCCCCCTCGTGCTGCGTAAGGAACTGGAGTCACTGGTAGAGAACGAGGGCAGTGAGGTGCTGGCGTTGCCTGAGTTGCCTGCTGCTCACCCCATCATCTTCTGGAACCTTCTGTGGTATTTCCAGCGGCTGCGCCTGCCCAGTATTCTGCCGTGCCTGCTGCTGGCCTCCTGTGAtgggcccccacccccccag GCCCCAGCTCCTTGGATAATGCCTGATCCAGCATCCGTGCAGGTGCGGCTGCTGTGGGATgtcctgacccctgaccccgATAGCTGCCCACCTCTCTATGTGCTCTGGAGGGTCCACA GCCAGATCCCACAGCGGGTGGTATGGCCAGGTCCAGTACCTGCATCCCTCAGCCTGGCGTTGTTGGAATCGGTGCTGCGCCACGTCGGTCTCAACGAGGTGCACAAGGCTGTAGGGCTCCTGCTAGAAACTCTAGGGCCCCCTCCCACTGGCCTGCACCTACAAAG GGGCATCTACCGTGAGATCTTATTCCTGACATTGGCTGCTCTGGGCAAGGACCACATGGATATAG TGGCCTTCGACAAGAAGTACAAGTCTGCCTTTAACAAGCTGGCCAGCAGCATGGGCAAGGAGGAGCTGAGACAGCGGCGGGCACAGATGCCTACCCCAAAGGCCATTGATTGCAGGAAATGTTTCGGAGCACCTCTGGAATGCTAG